ATGATTTTAGTTCTGAAGTCACTTTTTACGGTGGTACAAACTCAAGTTGATGATTATTCAACGCTTTCAAGAAGTTCCTGATTCACGCCCCATTTGCTAATAACATCCTTTTTGTCCCAGTATCGATAAATGAACTTGTTCTTATTCAAAAAACGGTGACACAATTGGAAGGTTGTTCCATCATCAATTGTTCCCTCCACGTCTAATCCTCCTGCATTTCCGAAAGTTTCCAGAAGTCGATTGATGCGAATCTTGGTGCCGATTGGAATTTCTTTAATAACAGTCAAGTGATATGGTGGCGAATATTCCGGATGGTTTCGATCAAATGAACACGGGGCCAACATGATGATTTCTGTACGATCCTGCCTATCGGTTATGTCTGCGAGTACCACTCTAGTTTTGGTTCTCCAAATCGTCCCTTGAAACTCCTTGAACTCGTACTTTTCTTCTTGGGTTACATCGAGTGGAGGATCAACAAAGAAACGACCCGGTAATACTAACATTAGCAGGAACAAGGAAACAGGAATGGCTATCGGAGCTACCTGGAAAATAAAAGCTGTTTTCAACCACTTCACACTTAACATCACATATGCAAAAAGAGAGCAGACAAGGTAGATACCGGGATAAATCATCGTAGTGATGTAAAATGCAACCGGAATGAAAACAAGAGGCGCCTTAGGTCCTTTGTGTCCGATCGAGACCGAAAGACCCATTATGCCTGCAGTAAGAAACCCTGGCGTCAGAATGAGAAGGTAAGCGCACAGTACCCTAACTGATTCAATACTTTTGATAGACATTTTTTAGTCCAGCGTTTTTAACTCCTGATATTAACCATTACCTTCTACTGAAGCCAACCTTAAATGATAACGAGCGTGCCAATTCACTAAGAGCATCTAACAAAAAGAACATTAGAGGAAATAGCCGCAGATGACGATGCACCCGAGTAGCATGAACGCTTCGTGGATGTCATCGCGTCGTTCATAGCGAACCCGTAAGCGTCGAAATTGATGTAGCCAACTGATG
This genomic stretch from Planctomycetia bacterium harbors:
- a CDS encoding IS5/IS1182 family transposase, which translates into the protein ISWLHQFRRLRVRYERRDDIHEAFMLLGCIVICGYFL